A window of Anabas testudineus chromosome 7, fAnaTes1.2, whole genome shotgun sequence genomic DNA:
cacactgaaatatttaaTGAGGCCATATGTAAAAATCCActagtgtttatttaaaacacttatTATATTAGATCCTTAATGGAAATAGAGTAAGTTGCTATTGAAATACTATATTTTAACAGATGACATATTCGATGTGGTTGAAATCTGTATCTTTATTACACTGTCAATCACACACTCGCTGCATGTCTTGGTCACAGTTGTTTAATAATATATGTACATTTAACTCCACCAAAATCGAACCACCTCCACACTTTTTACTCAGCAGGTGGACTTCAGGTGAAGCAGCGCGCCTCTTCTAATGTTAGGACTGATAATAATCAACACACAAGCCAGACCACAACTGGATTCTTGCGGCCGGTTATTATAACAGTTATCGGAGAGTTAAAAAATTCTGTTACCACATTGATCACAACTTGAGTAATGTCAGGATCAAGCTGGCTCCGCCACAGCTGAACCATTTATTTCGGTAGCCCCACAATCGTCATGTCTTAGTTCGTCGAAAGCATCGAGGTAGCCCTTTGAAAGGTGTTGCACAGCAAAGAGCATCGCGTGAGGGGTTTGAAACCTCACGCACGACACTCTTTGAAGTGGCAGTGACATAACTGAGTGCATCAACAGATCATGAAACTTGATGTTGCATGCGACTGCAAACCACTGATGTGGTGTTGCTTCCTCAGGAGGAAATCCTCACGTCTCTAAGCTGCCACGAACATACCAACCCCCTGCTGCTAATGAAAGCCAAAagctttgttctgttgttttgatTTCACTGGGGTTCTAAAAAGTTGACATTAGGAACAGTCAGGGGGCCAAACCTCTGAATCTCACAGCTCAGTCAGTCAATAATTAGCATATTAAACACTGATACACTGAGAACGAGTTCACATCCCTACTTGACGTGAACGTTAATGAACTGAACAAATGTGACTAATCGGGTAAAATCTGTCCCTCTTCGATCTGCTCACTGCAGGAGAGCGCATCCTGGGTTACCCAGAGGAACCTTGCTACCTGTGGTTCATCATGGAGTTTTGTGAGGGTGGGGACCTCAACCAGTACATCTTGTCCCGCCGACCCGACCCCCACACCAACAGGAGTTTTATGCGCCAGTTGACCAGTGCCGTAGCTTTTCTACACAAGAACAACATTGTCCATCGGGATCTGAAGCCGGACAACATTCTCATCTCACAGAAATCGGGTTCGCCCGTTCTCAAAGTGGCAGACTTTGGCCTTAGTAAAGTTTGTGCAGGCCTAAACTGCAGGAACAGTGAAGAAcgtcctgcagcagcagcagacagcaaaGGCAGCAACCAGAACAACATCGTCAACATTAACAAGTTCTGGTTGTCATCAGCTTGTGGCTCGGACTTCTACATGGCCCCAGAGGTGTGGGAGGGCCACTACACAGCCAAGGCTGATATATTCGCCCTGGGCATCATCATCTGGGCGATGATCGAGCGGATCACCTTCATCGACGCGGAGTCCAAGCGTGAACTGCTAGGCACCTACATACGGCAGGGCACGGAGATTGTACCTGTCGGCGAGGCTCTGTTGGAGAACCCCAAGATGGTTCTCCACATCCCTCAGAAGGCTAGGAGCTCCATGTCTGAGGGTGTTAAAAAGCTCCTCCAGGACATGCTCGCAGTCAACCCTCAGGATCGACCAGACGCCTTCCAGCTGGAGGTGCGGATGGACCAAGTCACGTGTGCCGCGTGACGGCCCCCATCTTTCCAAAGTCTGACCTTTGTAGACCCTAACCAGTCGAAGAAGGGACCTCTTTCCTTCCCAGGTAATTAATTTGCTTGATAACTTCTCAGTGTTATTATGTCACTACTTGAAAAGTTCTTCAACACAATAACATGCAGGTTTTCAACCCAACTAAAATCAAACCACATTTGTTTAATCACCTGTAACAAGAGAGAAGATGCAGTAAGAGGAAATAATTAGATTCATTAAAAAGAGTTATTACCTGCAGGCTCTTCTGTGACACTGTCACTGGCTTAAAGTCCGGTGTGAAAGGAGGTAATCTTGGTTTTAGCGGACACCATTGGTCTTACTTACTGGCTAAGACATCCCACATTTAACAACTGATGGTGGAGAAGCCAGTGCTTGTGTGGTTCAGAAGTCTCCTCCTTGTAATAAAGTATGAGcagtaaaacatgtttatgaCTTCTATTAGCCAGGAAACATGACatgactaataaataataattagataAACATGATTATTAGGAGGTGAAGCTGAACATGTTCCTCCTGAAGTGTTGCTGTTAGTCTCCCGCTGTAGAGACGATCTGTGCACAGTAGCTTAAAATGTGATGGATGTTACAACTAGACTGAAAAACAAGATTACTGAGCAGGAAAGGCAGGGtgagcgtaaggaggtcttaccTAAGGTGGAGGGCAGATGCTAAACTGACAAGTTTGCTTTCATTAACACTGAGTTGCAGAGACGCAGACAGAAAACGCGAGAAGATAAAAGAAGGTTTGTTCTAGATATTTAATAAGATGTACGTTATTGTCCTTCTGGGGACGTTAGTGTTGGATTTCACTTGAGGGaacacatcaacaaacatgCCCACAGGACACACAGCAGAATAAATTGTCCTAATTGTAAACTATTAAGAAGTCAAACTAGggaaaatgctaaattaataaaatctcAATCAGTACATTTGGTGATCTACTGAGTTAAAGGAACCACAAAAGGTTGACAGGACATCAGACGACATGTTGGTCAAGTCCCTTCTCCCCAAATAGTTCCTAAGCTTCACTGCTGCTCTTGATTTCTGCCAAATCTTCCTGCGTCACTGTCGAGGAAACAAGATTAACAAGAGTGAAAATATCTACTGCAGAGGAATGACATCAAAACTGAGCCGATGATGTCGTTAACGAGATGACGGAGCTAATGGAGCGCTTGAGTTAATGGTTAATGTGCAGCCACGGCTGAAGGGAGGTAACAGGAGGTGTGTTGACGGCCTCGGGGTGGAGAGGTGGTGTGAGAGCAGGAGGGAGGACAACTCTTTGATTGGTACAGTCTGGGCCGGAGGGCAAACAGCCCGGCttttattaaatacacacagtcagtcagggtgtgtgtgtgtgtttgtgagagagcagcagaaacaatgaGATGATTTAACAGTGACGTCTGTTTGCCTCTAacctgatgttttatttgattcatATTCACACCTGGGAGTGAATTACATCTCTCATCAGAGAAATCGCTGAATCCCGACTTCTGTTTCCATCCAATCTCAGATTGTTGCATAAGCTCATGCTGCTGGGATTGAATGCAGTTTAAACCGGCAGTGAACACAAACTCCACACACGTTTCCCATCGCATGCATTGCAGCATGAAGTCACCTGTTGGCCAGTGACATTCAGGCAACCACACATTCCCAGTGACCCAACATTTTTCCACTGACAAGTACTTTTTAAATCAACCTTCCATTTAAATCCATGCCGACTTCTGTCATTAAGAAAATACAGTGTACGGTTAAACACACACTACAGCTGTtgtgaatattttctgttttaaaagtgattaAATCTCTGTGTCGACTTTCATGGTGCATTACTATGTTGAAAACATGCTGCTCAGCAGTATTAATACTGCCGTGGAATAAATTGTACATACGTTCTTCTCACCTTTCATTTATCAGTGAGGCACATTGTTTTCAGCTCAGAGTCTCTGGAAATGCTGAGCCCCTCCCCAAAGACACACATGGACACTCATTAGGAActctctgctgcaggaaaatgtCTCTGGAAGATGTTAATTGTCTCAGTTTGCGATTTAGAGCAGAAACCCCTTGTAGTGCATCACTCAGTGGCTGAGTGGATGCTCAGTGACCTGAACCATCAGTTTGTTTGAACCTGAACCCTCCACTGACCAGGACTAATCCTGGTGGGGTATCTTTTCTGCAGCCATTGTCTGTTAACCACTTATTGTAAGCCCCTGCCCAGAGACCCCATCACACCGCAGCAGTTTTTAGCAGAGTCAGCAGTTCTGCTGCAGACTGTCCTCGTCCTCTCATGGCACGATGGGATGATGTGTTACGCAACAGACCCATGGCCCTGCACTGGTTCAGTGGGAAAACCTGTAGTCTGTTGGAGACAGGGATTAGTGGCTGTAAACAGagagatgtgcatgtgtgctttttgTTTGGAGCTTGTGAAACGACGACAGCAGAACAGTGTCGAGACTCGTGTCCCCGAGATTCAACACATCAACCTCTGCTGTATGTGAGACCGGGTCCAGTCAGTGTGGACGTTCGATGTATTGTTGAACCAGATCCATTGTTGCAGCTGTGATTAGTGACATTTCTTTATTACCTTAAACAAACAATCAGAATTTCTATGCTTCAGTTTATTGTTACTTATCTTCCAACGTACACATCAGTACTGAACAATATGGAGCTCTGCACTTGATACAGTACTCAGCATGTGGACTTAACTGATTTACTCAAGGTTTATTTCCATTAATCTTTATCAGgtacattaattaaataatcatttgtGAGTCCTATGTTTACTTCACTTTGCTCCACCTTCACCAGCTGTCAAGTGTGTCACGAAAAGAGATTATCCACATCTAGTGTTGACACGGCTGTGCCCTTAAAGCGTTCCCACAAATTTAAACTGCATCTCTTTATGGAACCGTGTCTAGTGCTCACAAACAAAGACGCCGAATAACTAATCTGACAAAAACAATCTGACAAAATCCAATGTAAGTGGAacggttttattttttaaactcaagattcagtttgatttgatttaaaacgATCCCCGATTCAGGAAACTCCGGCTGCAGCGTCGGCCAAACACTGAATCCTGTCCTGTTTGTTCACTGAGCTGCAAATGAAACATAACTGACAGTTAAGCTAACGTGTTCTGATGATGGGTGATGATCAGAACAGAAAAGGCACGAGGTTGTAGAGCATTTTTATTTAGGAAATGATTACCAGGATATTGATTTTACCTTTATGAAAGTAAAATCATTAAGTTAATGTTCATATAAAACTGTATcgaaacaaataaaatattaactgtTGAAGTGTTAAAGTGTTGTAACCTGTTTTTTAGCATTTGAATCTtgatatgataaataaataacacttaATTAATACCTGAATACCTGTAACACATGTATTGTCAGATTCATATCATAATCATGCGTGACATCCCTCGGCCCATCtatctcactcactctctctgtgcACCCCCTCTTCTCCTGTGATGGACAATGAAAGTGCAGCTCCTGGATCAGGGCTTATGGAGGTTTGCGTTTGGGAACATTTTGTCCCCTCGCTCTGTGCCAGCTGTGTGCCGCCTCTGTGTAAACCAGGCCAGAGCCCTGTAAGCCCCAGCCATCCCCATGTGCGCAGTCTCTGCGAATCCTCAACAGCATCTTTAATTAACAGCACGAATAAGCTTTTAACAAGTTGAGGCATTTTTAGGGTGTTGTCCTCGCGCTGCACGCGTGAATACAGTAGAAAGATGCCTTCAAGCAGGTTTggagtttgtctgtttgcattttaaacGCAGACAGAAAGGTCTGAGAGAACGCTGATCTTACCCCACTCAAGGAAACGGgctgtttgtgcagcagtaTGCAGTGTTTTGTATTGATTCAGTCAGTTGGGGGTATTGTAGAGGAGCTGAGAAATGCCAGAGGAAGGCATCTTTATGAGGTTTTGGGAGCGGGTGTGATGAGCGCATTGGCGCTCTTATGTAACATGCTTGTAAAAGTGAGCATTCAGTGGCTGCAGAGGTTGTAAATATTTTCTCAGCGCCCTCAGGGTACGAGCGAGAGCTGCAAAAACAAGTTCCTGCACAAAGTATTCTGATGAGGCACCTCTTTGTGTTGGAAAATTAGACAGTAGGAGGAAAAGTCAGACTGAAAATCAgacctttatttaaatgtacaattttTGATGTGTC
This region includes:
- the stk35 gene encoding serine/threonine-protein kinase 35, whose product is MEVCEGTKRRKVSGGPRGCRRSAAGNMKLEAGQVLRSLTVEDNNRTKPEHDEEEDDDCFSISFLRNDRLDPGVAVSPRYSLLREVGRGSYGVVYEAIARKTGARMAVKRLQCDAPENVELALAEFWALTSLENRHQNVVQLEECVLQRNGLAQKMSHGNKRSKQYLRLVETSLKGERILGYPEEPCYLWFIMEFCEGGDLNQYILSRRPDPHTNRSFMRQLTSAVAFLHKNNIVHRDLKPDNILISQKSGSPVLKVADFGLSKVCAGLNCRNSEERPAAAADSKGSNQNNIVNINKFWLSSACGSDFYMAPEVWEGHYTAKADIFALGIIIWAMIERITFIDAESKRELLGTYIRQGTEIVPVGEALLENPKMVLHIPQKARSSMSEGVKKLLQDMLAVNPQDRPDAFQLEVRMDQVTCAA